GTGCTGCCGAACGGCTCGGGCCTGGCCGCGCTGCTCGGGATCGCGGCGCTGGCCGCCGTACTGGCGAACCTGATCAACAACCTGCCCGCCGTGCTGGTCCTGCTGCCGCTGACCGCCCCGGCCGGGCCCGGCGCGGTGCTCGCGGTGCTGCTGGGGGTGAACATCGGCCCGAACCTGACGTACGCCGGCTCGTTGGCCACCCTGCTGTGGCGGCGCATCGCGCACCGGCACGGGCACGAGGTCGCCGTCGGGGAGTTCACCCGGCTCGGGCTCCTCGCGGTGCCGGCCGCCCTGGTCCCGGCCGTGGTGGCGCTGTGGGCGTCGCTCCAGGTGGTCGGAGGCTGAGTCGCCGGAGACCGGCCGACCGAGCCGGCGGCGATCAGCGGCGGTCGCCACCGCCCTGGCCGTAGCCTCCGGAACCGCCGTACCCGTCGCCGCCGTAACCGCCGTAACCGTACCCGCCGTCCGACGAGCAGTAGGCGGGGTAGTAGGAGCAGTACGGGTCGGTCGGGTACGCGCTCGTGGGCGTCGGCTGCGCGGTCGACGGGGTCGCGGACGGCGTCGAGGTGGGTGTCGGTGTCTTCGACTGCTTGGGCCTCGGCGTGGGGGTGGGTGTCGGCGCGGGCCTGGGAGTCGTCGGCTGCAAAGTACCGACGTCCGTGGCCCAGTTGACCGCCTCCATCTGGAGCTCGGTCTTCGAGGTGTCGATCACCCAGTGCTGGGCGTCGCCCTCGTCGTCACGGGTCTTGAGGACCATGGCCCCCGAGCCGTCCGTGGCGGCGGGGCTGAGGGCCAGGTCCTGGTTGAAGCGCGGCACCAGGGTGCCCTGGAGGGTGAAGTCGTAGCGGACGTTCTTGGTTTCGGAATCGGGGACACCCGTGCACGGGGCCAGCCGGACCGAGTAGCCGAGGTGGGAGTCGAGGCACAGATCGGGGTTCGCGCCGCTGCGCAGCAGGCCGTCGGTCTCGTACGACCACTGCTGGCCCGGCGCCGAGGAGCAGGTGGCGAGCTCGGTCTCCGCGTTCTTGACGGCCTTCCCGCCTTCGATGCCGACGCAGAGCCCGGATCCGATGTTGTAGAGCCGGCCCCGCAGATCGCCCTTCTCGGCCTCGGCGGCGCCCGCCCAGGACGGGTTGCCGGTGGCGGAGCCCGCGTCCGGACCGGACGCTTCGGAGGGGCGGTCATCCGCGGTCGGAGTGGAGCCCTCGCCGGAGTCGACGACGGACCAGACGACGAGCGGGAGGACCACCAGGGCGCTGACGGTCGCGACGGCCGCGGTGAGGTTGCGGCGCCGGGCGGCACGGCGGGCGGCCTTGAGGGCCGCGCGGCCGGAACAGCTGCGGGCGGTGCCGGGACCGGGAGCGGTGGTGGCGTCGGTTCGCGGGGCGGTCCGGCGTGCGGCGCGGCGCGCCCGTCGGGGTCCCGTCTGCGCCGGCGGGGCGACCACGTCCGCGGCGGAGAAGGGCCGGCCCGTGGGGGCGGACGCTCCGGGAGCGGGCGCGGGAGCCTCGCTCCCCGAGGCGGAGCTCTCCGCCGCGGGCGCGGGACCCGCGTCCGCGGAGGCGTCCGCGGCCGGGGCGAAGGCGCCGCCGTCGGAGAAGAAGGACTCGCCCGCGATCGCCGCTGCCGGCGCAGGCTCGGCCTCCGCCGGATTCCCGGCCTGGCTCGCTCTCGCTTCCAGGTAGGCTCTCGCGCCCCAGCCGAGCACCGCCTCGGCCAGTGCGACGCCGAGCCCGGCGTTGAAGAAGCGGAGCTGGCCCGCTGTGTCGCTGCAGTGTCCGCAGCGGTCCAGGTGCTCGCGCAGGTCGGGGTCGACGTCGACGCCGCCGCGCCGGTAGGTCACGTCCAGCATCCGCAGGTAGCGCCGGCACTCCTGTTCCGGGGCGAGTTCGCGGTGGACCTGGAGGCACTCCTCGCGCAGACGCTCGTGGGCCCGGCCGAGTTCGACGCGGGCGTCCTCCTCGTCGAGGCCGAGCAGTCCGGCGGGTATCGCCAAGGATTCGGCCTCGACCTCGCTGTGCCACAGCAGACAGCGGGCGGACTGGGGCAGCCGCTGGAACGCCCCGGACAGCAGCCGGCGGTCGGCCGGGGGCAGCAGCCGGGCGGAGACGCGCTCCCCGCTGCCGGGGTCGGTGCGCAGCTCGGGGTGGAGCAGCTCCTGGCGGCGGTCGGTGTCCCATTCCGCCGCGATACGGCGCACGGTGACGAGCAGTTGGGGACGCCAGGCCGCCGTCGGTCCGGTCTGCCGCAGTGTCTCGCCGAAGAGCCGGGTGAATGCCGCGGTGGTGAGCATGCCGGCGGACCGGGCGTCCGCGGTGCACAGCCGTGCGTAGGCGAAACCTGCTTCCCAGTGCCGGTCGAGAAGTTCACCGACGGGATGGAGCGCCGGTGTCGCCCCCGTCCACTTCTTCAGTTCGGCGCTCAGTTGAGCGTCGGTCACTTCGAAGAGGCGGGCATCGTGAGGAGAATTCGACAGGCCTGCGTCATGCACGACGGCATTCCTCCGGAGGGCATGCGGCTTTAAAGGTTCATACCAACGGGTATGCTCCGGGCGCGGCTCTTGTGAAGCATGGGGCGCGTGGGAGCGAAGCACACCTTTGCACAGGTCAGCGACAGGGAACAAGTGATTCCAGTTTTTTGCGCGTTGCGTACGCGGAGATCGGGATTTGACGATCGGTCAACACTCGATCGCAGCCATTACGGCCCATCAAGCGGGACAATCGGAAATGGCATTCCATCAGCGATCTTCCGGAACCCGCGAAAACCATTGAACGGCCGCGCGCAGACGTTTTTACCTGGTCATACGGGCGCACGCGCCTTCACCCGGCCTTCACAAGTCATCCGCCAACCATTGGGCCCCTCGACCGGTACGCGCCGGGCGGCACCCCGTACCGTTCGCGGAACACCCGGTTGAAGTGAAACGGGCTGGCGAACCCGGAAGCGGCCGCCACGCGTTCCACGGACAGGCCGGTGCTCTCCAGCAGCCGGGCGGCGTGCCGCAGGCGCGCCTCGCGCAGCGCGCGCATCGGTGACTGCCCGAGTTGCCGGGTGAAGAGGTGGGCGAACCGGGAGGGCGAGAGCGCGACGTGCTCGGCGAGCGAGCGCACCGCGTGCGGGGCACCCGGATCGGCGGCGATCAGCGCCTCGGCCCGGCGCACCCGGTCGTCCACGCCGGGGTGGGACGGAGGCGTCCGCGCGGTGCCGGCGGTGAGCAGCACGACCTCTTCCAGTGAGCACAGGGCGAGTTCGCGGGCCGCGGTGCCGTGCGCCACCGCGACCGGCTCCTCCCCCGGCGCCACGGCGGGCGGCGCGCCCGTCCCCGTCCAGCGGGCGTCGGCGAGCATCCGGCGAAAGGCCGCCTCGACGCGGCCGTGCACCGCGTCCGGCGTCGGCGTGACGACGTACATCCCCTCGCCGGTGTCGTACGGACGCAGCCAGGACCGCCAGGAGGAGCGGGCCTGGCAGTGCACCCACCAGAACTCCCAGTGCGCAGCGCCCGGTTCGACCCCGTAGCCGTGCGGAACGCCCGGCGCGAGCACCACCAGGTCCCCCGCCCCGGCCCGCGCCTCGATGCTCCCGTGCCGCAGCCGGCCCCGTCCGCCGGTCGTCCAGGTGAACAGCCAGCTGTCCGCGCCGCGCGGCCGGTCGACGCCGTATCCTGGCGGCCGGTCGAAGCGCCCGACCACCACCAGGCCCGGCGGCGGGGCGGGATCGCCGACCGCGGCAGTCTCGGGCAATCCGTCAGCGCTCACGGTCATCCTCCTGGGGCGGGTATCGGCCTAGCGTGGCCGGGGCGAGGACACCTGACCGAGGAGTGGACACATGACAGCCACGGACATCGGCGCCGACGGCGCTCCCATCCTGCCCGAGACCGGGCTCCGCCAGTTCCGCGACGACGGCTTCACGGTCGCACGCGGGCTGTTCGGGCACGACGAGATCGACCTGCTCTGCGACCGGTTCGCGGCGCTGCACGCGGCCGGGCCGGTGCCCGGGCACTTCGAGCCGCGTCCGTCGGACGGCGACCCGTTGTGCGCGTATCCCAGAGTGATGCAGCCGCACGAGATCGACGAACTGTCGCTGCGGGTGCTCCTCGATGCTCGGCTGCGCGGTGTGCTGGAGGTGCTGCTCGGGGAGGAGGTGCTGGCCGCGCAGAGCATGTTCTACTTCAAGCCGCCGGGTGCTCGGGGGCAGGCGCTGCACCAGGACAACTTCTATCTGCGCGTCGAGCCGGGCACGTGTGTGGCGGCGTGGATCGCCTGCGATGTGATCGACCGGGACAACGGCGGCCTCGAAGTCGTCCCCGGCACCCATGAGATGGACCTTTTCTGCCCGGAACTGGCGGACGCCGACGTGTCGTTCGCGCGGGAGTACGTGGCGCCTCCGGCGGGGTTGGCCGCTGTTCCCGTTGACATGGAGCCGGGGGATGTCCTGTTCTTCAACGGAAGTCTGGTGCACGGGTCACAGCCGAACCGGACGGTGGATCGGTTTCGGCGGTCGTTCATCGGTCACTATGTGGGGCGGTCGACCGAGCGGATCGGGGCGTATTACCGGACGTTGTCGATGAGCGGTGATCGTGTGCCGTTGGCCGAGAGTGAAGGGGCGGGGCCGTGCGGTGGCGAGTTCGCGCCGTACGGGCCCCACTAGTGGGTCGGCTTGCGGGTTGCGTCGTGGCTGGTCGCGCCCGCGCGGCGGAGCCGCATATCGACGCGGCCCCGCGCCCCTGAGGGGGTGCTTCAGTGGCCGATGATCGGATGGGGACGGTATGGCTGCTGGAGCTCCTCCAACTCCTTTTCAGTGAGCTCCAGTTCCACCGCCGCCGTCGCGTCCTCGATGTGGTGCGGCTTGGCGGCGCCGATGATCGGGGCCGCCACCGTGTCCTGGTGCAGCAGCCAGGCGAGGGCGACCTGGGCGCGGGGGACGCCGCGGTCGTTCGCGACGCGGGTGACGGCCTCGACGACGACGCGGTCGCTGTCGACGTACAGCCCGCTGCCGAAGTTGTCGTTGGCGCTGCGCTCGGTGACCGTGCCCCAGTCCCGGGTGAGCCGGCCGCGCGCGAGCGGGCTCCAGGGGAGCACGCCGACGCCCTGGTCCGCGCAGAGCGGCAGCATCTCGCGCTCCTCCTCGCGGTAGAGGAGGTTGTAGTGGTTCTGCATCGAGACGAACTTGGTCCAGCCGTGCCGCTCGGCCGTGTACTGCATCTTGGAGAACTGCCACGCGTACATCGAACTCGCCCCGATGTAGCGGACCTTGCCGGCCTTGACCAGGTCGTGCAGGGCCTCCATGGTCTCCTCGACCGGGGTGTGCGGGTCG
Above is a window of Streptomyces sp. DT2A-34 DNA encoding:
- a CDS encoding RICIN domain-containing protein, whose protein sequence is MTDAQLSAELKKWTGATPALHPVGELLDRHWEAGFAYARLCTADARSAGMLTTAAFTRLFGETLRQTGPTAAWRPQLLVTVRRIAAEWDTDRRQELLHPELRTDPGSGERVSARLLPPADRRLLSGAFQRLPQSARCLLWHSEVEAESLAIPAGLLGLDEEDARVELGRAHERLREECLQVHRELAPEQECRRYLRMLDVTYRRGGVDVDPDLREHLDRCGHCSDTAGQLRFFNAGLGVALAEAVLGWGARAYLEARASQAGNPAEAEPAPAAAIAGESFFSDGGAFAPAADASADAGPAPAAESSASGSEAPAPAPGASAPTGRPFSAADVVAPPAQTGPRRARRAARRTAPRTDATTAPGPGTARSCSGRAALKAARRAARRRNLTAAVATVSALVVLPLVVWSVVDSGEGSTPTADDRPSEASGPDAGSATGNPSWAGAAEAEKGDLRGRLYNIGSGLCVGIEGGKAVKNAETELATCSSAPGQQWSYETDGLLRSGANPDLCLDSHLGYSVRLAPCTGVPDSETKNVRYDFTLQGTLVPRFNQDLALSPAATDGSGAMVLKTRDDEGDAQHWVIDTSKTELQMEAVNWATDVGTLQPTTPRPAPTPTPTPRPKQSKTPTPTSTPSATPSTAQPTPTSAYPTDPYCSYYPAYCSSDGGYGYGGYGGDGYGGSGGYGQGGGDRR
- a CDS encoding helix-turn-helix domain-containing protein, with translation MTVSADGLPETAAVGDPAPPPGLVVVGRFDRPPGYGVDRPRGADSWLFTWTTGGRGRLRHGSIEARAGAGDLVVLAPGVPHGYGVEPGAAHWEFWWVHCQARSSWRSWLRPYDTGEGMYVVTPTPDAVHGRVEAAFRRMLADARWTGTGAPPAVAPGEEPVAVAHGTAARELALCSLEEVVLLTAGTARTPPSHPGVDDRVRRAEALIAADPGAPHAVRSLAEHVALSPSRFAHLFTRQLGQSPMRALREARLRHAARLLESTGLSVERVAAASGFASPFHFNRVFRERYGVPPGAYRSRGPMVGG
- a CDS encoding phytanoyl-CoA dioxygenase family protein — translated: MTATDIGADGAPILPETGLRQFRDDGFTVARGLFGHDEIDLLCDRFAALHAAGPVPGHFEPRPSDGDPLCAYPRVMQPHEIDELSLRVLLDARLRGVLEVLLGEEVLAAQSMFYFKPPGARGQALHQDNFYLRVEPGTCVAAWIACDVIDRDNGGLEVVPGTHEMDLFCPELADADVSFAREYVAPPAGLAAVPVDMEPGDVLFFNGSLVHGSQPNRTVDRFRRSFIGHYVGRSTERIGAYYRTLSMSGDRVPLAESEGAGPCGGEFAPYGPH
- a CDS encoding aldo/keto reductase, with the translated sequence MQYVKLGSTGLDVSRICLGCMTYGLPDRGVHEWTLDEEASRPLIRQALDAGINFFDTANVYSDGTSEEIVGKALREFARRDEIVLATKVNGRMRPGPNGAGLSRKAVMTEIDHSLARLGTDYVDLYQIHRFDPHTPVEETMEALHDLVKAGKVRYIGASSMYAWQFSKMQYTAERHGWTKFVSMQNHYNLLYREEEREMLPLCADQGVGVLPWSPLARGRLTRDWGTVTERSANDNFGSGLYVDSDRVVVEAVTRVANDRGVPRAQVALAWLLHQDTVAAPIIGAAKPHHIEDATAAVELELTEKELEELQQPYRPHPIIGH